The Zingiber officinale cultivar Zhangliang chromosome 2A, Zo_v1.1, whole genome shotgun sequence genomic sequence GATGAAGACGAGTCGTTTACAGAACAGAATTTTTGATCAGAGAGTTGTTATCctgcctctgtcttcgagcctgatTTTATAGGAGTactagaggttcggtcgaccgatccctctgttcggtcgaccgaaccagcttcgacCCCCTCCAGTTGGAGTCTGACGTTGGCTAGAATCTCTGGCATTAATTGGTCTttaagggttcgatcgaccgaacccacttttcgatcgaccgatcagcttccttccctgttcgtcttGATTTGCCGAGATCAACATTTATTGcacctttaatgttgattggatcggtcgaccgatctccttgttcggtcgaccgatcaacttgTTTTACTTTGCTGCTAATCGGTGCGCTGATGATCTgtcctgtgctgagtcactatggttcgatcgatcgatcttacggttcggtcgactgatcaggctCAGATCTGCAAAACAGTATTAGACAAaaattctcctgcaaaatagatgttaGAGAAATAATATAAAGCATGAATAATATATAAAACAGTAGGACTGCCTTGATctcaacttttgaaatctttccggtttcttcagttggatcaacgacctaaggttgttcccttcgggaatccgacctcactgtcgctcctccagttgcttagatcctccagatctagtttggacttttcactctgccttgatcggctccccaggacttttcctttgatcttcggtcctccagacctctcgttCATACCGCCAAGCATCCGGTCCCCTCGACAcgtggacttgcacctgggttccacgatctgctaagatttctccgcctAGCCTCTAGCTAAGACTtttctggttgagtaaacatcctgcacacttagtcagcttgttagatcacaacaagacttaacttgaacctttgactatatcaaaactcaggtttgattctggtgcaacttgcaccaacactaaTATCATTATATCAacatgtttgtaattttttttttactttcttttctcATCAAGACTACATAAAAATTGAGGAGGAGGAGGTACATCGGTGAACTAATGATTAGCACGTTTGATTATTTCCGCATCACGGGAGTAGAGACCTTTCTTGAACAGGACCATAGTTTCTCAATTCCTGGGTTGTTTCAACTTTGTTGGTTTTTAAGGAAACGTCAAGAAAGAGCTATTTCTATTCCTCATGTGATAACTTGATTATATATCAGATAAATCCATATTATACTGGCATGCaacttggacatattaacttctAAAATGTCTTGTTCCAGTCAAATTTTGCTGGCAAAGACGTAAAAAATTTTAGATGATACATACTGGTTATATTGCCAATAGAATATGGACATTAGAAAGTTCACATTATAGCAAGCTTTTTTGGCATTCAATTGTATTTGGCTCAAAGCAATTCGATCTCTATCTCACATCATTAAAAAGTAATCACTGTTCAAATCCTGGAATTAGGAAAAAGGGTTATTACACTGTCCATATTTCTAAAGACCTCATATATAAAGTGTGTAATTTGACTAAGGTATTACTTCATCTATCTTATGTAAGATCCTGCTTCTTTACTCCCACTTGACTTTGATTTATTTGCCAGAAAGGAGTCAGACCTTGTTGATGAAGATGGCGAAGGCTACGGAGTGCAACTTTGCATGAACGGCCTTATCAACTGTGGTTGAACAAGAACAACCCTTTTAGCCTGCCTCGGAGTAATATTAGGTCACTGCAGATGCATGGTCAGTTTCTTTCGTTCCTCTGTCAAGCATTTGAAGCAAGAAATTCATCCGTGTCACACCTTTAATCTTAATGTAAGTTTGTCCTAAAACATTTCTTCCTAGTTCATATGTGCaccaaaaattgaataaataatatcattttgaaCATTGTTAAATTCTAGATTTTGCATTTGCTTTAACTATTATTTCTTAACTTTCAAAATAAAGCTTTCAAAAAGTCCCTCTCTCTATTATTACTTAAGTTACATCAGTATAGTATACATACATTATGAGGTTGGGTCTATATTATAGAGAATGTTTGTAtggaagtttaaaaatattactttacTTCTCGTTCCTTCACTGCTAACTTGCCGACAGATGATAACACACACGACATAATACCGAGTAAACAAATTGTGGAGAAATAAAGTGGTCACTCATAGTTTCACTGCATAGGACACTTACTGTTAATACATTTGCCCTCCATTTAATCTGCACTGTCTGGAGCAGTAGTGTCTTGTCTTTGAGTACTTGTATTTGGGACCATCTGTGCACTTATGCTTGTTCTAAAATATTACCACATGAGTTTGAATCCTCATTTTTTTTTAGCAGTTGATCATGTGTTTATTCAGAAACaaaaccaaaaacaaaaaaaatgtttGCCCATCAAGATCTCGATTAGTTAAACTGCAATTTGCTGTTTAGCATAGAGAGGAATCATTGGATCCTCCTCAGGCCAAAGTGATTAAATAAACAGTGAGTCCTCATGGCTTCTCTGACCTCCATGTGCCTAAATATTTTTCAGTAGATTTCACTGCTGCAACTCCTTTGTGTCCAAGAActgtatgttttattttttatcactCTCTCGTAATATATGATGATGGTTAACCTCGTAAATTTCTCACAGGTAAGAGCGTTTCGACGCCTAAAAGATGTTGTTGGAGGTGCATCTTCTCATACAAGGTGTTGAGAGAAGAGTCGTCATCTCTTATTCAAGGTGTTAATATCCACTTGTTCAATTTTTCATATACTTTTGTGTTGATATTGTATGTACTTGACTATCTTCGTGTACGTAGGCTTATGTCAAACGAGATACAAATATGTAATTGGAGACGATATATTTTGTGTAGTTCGAGTTATTTTGTAAACATATGTTAATGAGTCGGCCCCACTTTGCAGACAAATCAAGAGTGGCACAGCATGGCGTATCCCCGGATGCGATTCTCTTCTATTCCGACATCACTATGCATTTAAACTGCATCTCCCTTTTTTAGCTTCCTTGGTAAGTTCTCCTCTCTATAAATCCACAGCTTGCATAGCCTCTGAGTTGAGCATCCAAGAAAAGTTTATTTCATTCGACTCATAATAGTTGGTTTTGTTCATCATGTCGAGCAGGAGGTCTCAGCCGATGCCGAGTAGGAGCATCACCGACCAACAATTTGATGATCTCGTGTCGAAATTGCAGTCTGTCCTACCTGAAGCGCGTCTCCGAAGGAATGGCAAGGTAAAGTTTGATATGCACTTTTGGTTAGTAGTGAAACAGTTGGGCAGAATTTTGAACTTTTGGGGGTTGTAGGTTTTGACCGCGAAGGCATTGCAAGAGACATGCTACTACATAAGAAGCTTACACCGCGAGGTCGACGACTTGAGTGAGAGGCTATCGGAGTTGCTCAT encodes the following:
- the LOC122041277 gene encoding transcription factor ILI6-like — encoded protein: MSSRRSQPMPSRSITDQQFDDLVSKLQSVLPEARLRRNGKVLTAKALQETCYYIRSLHREVDDLSERLSELLMTTDISAAQATIIRSLIM